AGGTTGCCGACCGAGAGTGCCAACCGGTCCATCGCGCCGGCCGTGCCGACACCGTAGCGCAGATAACCCTCACGCCCCTGGTCCTGCACCGTGGCAAGTGCTGAGGAAGACAGGATCTCGATCATGAGACGATCCTCTCGACGCGAAAACGAATCATGTCACCGGGTGCCAGGGTAGCCGGATTGTCGCGCATCGGATCGAAGAAGGACATCGAGGTATGGCCGATGGTGTTCCAACCGCTGGGCCCTGTGGAGGCCGAAACGCCCGTCTGCACGCCGCCGATCGACACAGCGCCCCCTGGCAGGCCAAGCACGGGCACCTTGCGGCGCGGAGTGGCAATACGCGGATCCATGCCGCCGAGGTAGCAGTAGCCTGGGTGGCTGCCGAGTGCGAAGACGGTATAGAGCGGCGCGCAATGCAACTGCACGACCTCATCCACGGACAAGCCGGTGTGGGCCACCACGTCGTGCAGATGCGGCCCGAACTCGCCACCGTATTCCACCGGCAGCTCCACCACTTTGCCTTCAATCTGCAGTTCGCCCGCCGCGGCCCACGCGTCGCGCAAAGCGGCGTCGAGCGAGCCCGGATCGGCAGGCGGCGTGGAGAACGTCAGCATCAGATTGGTCACGCCCGGCACCGCCTCACGCACACCCGGCCACGATTCGACCTCGCGCGCCAGCGTCCAGATGCGGCGTTGCGCACGCAGATCGAGCGCGCCGGGCGCTTCGAAGAGCATCGCCGTCGTGCCCAGCATGCTGATGCAAAGCGGAGGGTCCGAATCGTCCTGTTTCATCGCGTGGGCGGTCCTTTCTGAATCCAGTCGCATCTGTCCGGCCGTGCCGGCGTACGCGATCGATGCATGTTCGATGATGCACGTCATGTCGGTTTCCTGTTTGCAAGCCAGCGTTCCAGATGGTGAATATCGACGCCGCCCGCACAAAAACCCTCGTCTTCAAGTATGGCCTGATGCAACTGCACATTAGTACGAATGCCTTCGATGCGCATCTCCGAGAGTGCGAGACGCATGCGCACCAGGGCTTCCTCGCGGCTCGCGCCGTAGGTGATGAGCTTGCCGATCAGCGAGTCGTAATACGGCGGCACCACGACGCCGCTGCTCATGTGCGAATCGATCCGCACGCCGTTTCCTCCCGGCAATTCCCACGCTGTGATCTTGCCGGGACACGGCAAGAAAGTGAAAGGGTCCTCGGCGTTGATACGGCATTCGAGCGAATGGCCATTGGTGCGGATGTCCGATTGCCGGATCGTCAGCGCATGGCCTTGCGCAATGCGAATCTGTTCCTTGACGATGTCGATGCTGGAGGTCATCTCTGTCACCGGATGTTCGACCTGCAGGCGCGTGTTCATTTCGATGAAGTAAAACTCGCCGTTCTCGAACAGGAATTCGAACGTGCCCGCGCCGCGGTAGCGGGTCTGCCGGCATGCCTCCACGCAGCGCTCGCCGACCTGCCTGATCAGCCCCGGATCGATGCCTGGCGCCGGTGCTTCTTCCAGTACCTTCTGATGACGCCGCTGCAGCGAACAGTCACGCGAACCGAGCCACAGCGCATTGCCATGGGTGTCGCACAGGACCTGAATCTCGACGTGGCGCGGATGCTCGAGAAACTTCTCGACGTACAGTTCGGGCTTGCCGAAAGCGCGGCGCGCTTCCTCGCGCGTCACCGAGACCGCTTCCAGCAACTGCCCGGCACTCTGCACCACCCGCATCCCGCGCCCGCCGCCGCCCCCGGCCGCCTTGACGATAACGGGAAAGCCGATCGCTTCGGCTACCTTAAGGATCGCTGCGGGATCATCGGGCAAGCCGCCGTCCGGGCCCGGAACGCAGGGCACACCGGCTGCGCGCATGGCGCGCTTGGCCGCGACCTTGTCGCCCATCGTCCGGATGGAGCGCGGTTCCGGACCGATGAAACTCAGCCCTGCCGCTTCGACTTCTTCGGCGAAGTCGGCGTTTTCCGAAAGAAAGCCGTAGCCGGGATGAACGGCCTGCGCACCGCTGACATGCGCGGCAAACAGGATCGCGCCACGGTTCAGATAGCTTTGCCCGGGCGCGGCGGGACCGATGCACAACGCCTCGTCGGCCAGCCGCACGTAGCGTGCGTCCGCATCGGCTTCCGAATAGATCGCGACCGTCTTGAGCCCCAGCTCACGGCACGCCCGTTGGATTCGGAGTGCGATCTCGCCGCGGTTGGCAATCAATACCTTGTTAAACATCGTCGCCCGACCGGAAGAAATGGCACGTCGCCACAACGGAGCGGCAATTCATCGATGGATTCGTACGCATGGCCATCATCTGATTCGAAACAGCGGCTGGCCGGCTTCCACCTCGTCACCCGGCCTGACGAGAATCTCGACGACGTTGCCCTTGAACTCGGATTCGATCGCGTTGAACATCTTCATCGCTTCGATCGTGCAGAGCGCCTGCCCTTCTTCAACGGCATCGCCTACGCCTACGAAGGGTGGCTCCCCGGGAGCCGGCGTCAGATGAACGATGCCGAACATCGGGGCGCAGACCAGCTGGGGCTCGCTCGCCGTGGCATCCACTGTGGTCGAAGCGGCGACGGGTGGGACGGCCTGCCCCGCTTCCTCGGCGGGGGTCGAACGCGCGGAGCGAGGGATGTCCTCGCTCGCATCGGACGTCGCGCGCCGATGTGTTTTGACAAGCCGAATCTTCTCGTCGCCCTCGATCAGTTCGAGTTCGGCAAGCCGCGATTCGGCCAGCAGGTCAATGAGACCCTTAATCTTCTGAAGATCCATTTCTGAGTCCGTGGCCTGGTTAAGGCTAGTCGGTCCGGCTCCACTCAAGCTGGACGATCTACGCTGGACTCAATGTATCTGGCGCATAAAAAATGCGCCAAGACGGTTTGGGTTTGTAGCGATAAGGCGCGCTTATGTATCGGCGCCGGCCTCCGAACGCACGTCGAGCGCAAGGTCACCCGCCAGTTCCAGCAGGATGTCCTTGACGGCCGCGGCGGGCTCGGAAAGGGGAAGATGGTCCGACAGGCAGACCGAGAGGGGGATCTTGATGACCGGCGAAACGATGCGGCACTGGACGATATCGCCCGCCGCCGCGACGACCCGCGCGGTGGAGTCCGGCAGGATCGTGGCGCCGATGCCGGCGCCCACGGCGGCCGAAAGCGTCGACGCCGATTCGATCTCGGCCACCACCTTGGGGATCATCTGGACACGCGCGAAGCCTTCGTCCACGTACTTGCGCAGATAGTTATAGGGCCGCGGCAGCAGCAAGGGCACATCGCGCAGGGCCGTCACGTTGATCTGCTCCTGCGTGATGCCCATGCTGCGTGGCGCGACGAGGAACAGCTCCTCGTTCATCAGAAGCTGGAACGACAGGCCGTGGACCGGCTTGTCGCCATAGAGGACGGCCATGTCCATCCGCCCGTTCATGATCAGCTCGCTAAGCGTGGTACCGAAGTTTTCGTTGATATACAGAAGGATGTCCGGATGGCGGGCGCGCACCGTGCGCAACAACGGCAAGGACAGGGCCGACGCCCCCGTGCCCGGCGCGAGACCCACGGACACCTGGCCTGACAAGGTTTGCCCGGCGCTCTTCACGTCCGCCTGCGCCTGCTCATACTGCCGCAGGATCAGCTGCGCGTGACGGTAAAGGGTGGCGCCCGCTTCGGTCGGCGTCACGCCGCGCTTCGTGCGCACCAGCAGTTGCTGCTGAAACTCGTCTTCGAGCGTGATCAGTTGCTGGCTCAGCGCGGGCTGGGCGATATGCAGCACTTCGGACGCCTGGGTCAGGCTGCCGATATCGACAATCTTCACGAAGTACTTCAAACGCCGCAGGTTCACGCTGATTGCATCCGTGGTCGGTTAAGGGATTGCAGCAATCATAGGGCAAGCGCTGTTCGACGCACAGCCCTCAAAAAACCCGTGTGCCGACGACGCGACAGATGTGGCGCATTGCCCCCGGCAGCAGCGATTGCGGGAAGTACTAATTGCTGCGATGCGTGTGCAGTGCGCAGCTCGTCCCGTCATAAGTGGATGTTATTACGCCAGCGGAAAGACATCTTAGCGACATCTTTTCTGCGCGCTTACTGTTAGGCCTCATTAAACCCCCATCCAGGAGTCCAGTGTGAGTGCATCGCGCATCGCCGCCCGTGTCCAGCGCATCAAGCCGTCGCCTAGCAGTGCCGCGGCGGATCGTGCCGCCGAACTGCGGCGTCAGGGCAAAACGATCGTCAATCTGGTCGTTGGCGAACCCGACTTCGATACGCCCGAACATATCCGTCGTGCCGCATTCGAAGCGATGGAGCGCGGTGAAACACGCTATACACAAACCGCGGGCACGCCTGCACTGCGCGCCGCTATCGCCGACAAGCTCAAGCGCGAGAACGGGCTTTCGTATGATCCGAAGCACATCATCGTCACGTGCGGCGCCAAGCACGCGATCTTCAACGCCCTCGCCATCACCGTCGAAGAAGGCGATGAAGTGCTGATTCCCGCGCCTTACTGGGTGTCTTACCCGGACATGGCGCTGGCCTGTGACGGCGTACCCGTAGTAGTGCCATGCACCGAGGACGATGGTTTCAAGCTGACGCCTGCGACCCTCGAAGCCGCGATCACCCCACGTACACGCTGGCTGATCATCAATTCGCCGACCAATCCGACCGGCGCGACCTATACGGCCGGCGAGCTGCGCGCACTGGCCGACGTGCTGCTGCGTCATCCACGTGTGCTCGTCATGCTGGACGATATCTACGAGCACATTCGCTTCGACGGCGAGGCGCTTCAGCATCTGCTCTCAGTCGAGCCTCTGTTGATGGACCGGACCCTGGTGGTCAACGGCGTGTCCAAAACCTACGCGATGACCGGCTGGCGTATCGGCTATGCAGCCGGTCCGGCCGACCTAATCGGCGCCATGGACACGCTCCAGTCCCAATCGACCAGCAACGCGAGCTCGATCAGCCAGGCTGCCGCGCTTGCCGCGCTGACCGGCGACCAAAGCTTCGTCACCCGTTCGGTGCGTGTCTATCGCGAACGGCGCGACCACGCGCTGGCAGCACTCAATGCAATCCCGGGCATCAGTTGCCGCACGCCGGGTGGCGCTTTCTATCTGTATGTGAATTGCGGCGGCATGATCGGCCGCACCACCCCGCAGGGAAAACGCCTCGAAGGCGACGCCGATGCCGTGCTCTACCTGCTCGAACACGCAGGGGTTGCGCTGGTAGCGGGCTCGGCCTATGGGGTCTCCCCCTTCTTCCGGATGTCGATCGCCACCAGCGTCGAAACCATCGACGAAGGCTGCAAAAAGATCGCGGCGGCCGTAGCTGCCTTGGATTGAGGGCAAAAATGCGGCGCGAAATATCGCGCCGCATTCTCAGATAAAGACATGCCGCACTGTCTGGATGCGGCAGTTGAACTGTAATTTCCGTTTTCTTCAAACTGCAAGGGGATCTTCTCGTGAAAAAGAATACATTAGGTGTACTGATTGGAGTTGGATTGGCAGTATCTGGAACCGCGTATGCGCAGTCGAGCGTCACGCTGTACGGCATCATTGATGAAGCGGTGCGTTACGACAATCATCAGACGAAGACCGGCAGCGGCAGTCTTTTCACGATGGGCAGCGGCGGCGAAATTCAAGGTAGCCGCTGGGGCTTGCAGGGAACGGAAGATCTCGGTGGCGGCATGGCCGCAATCTTCCAGTTGGAAGGCGGCTTTACGCCGAACACCGGTGCGACGCAGCAATCGGAGCCGAATGGCACGGCGCGTCTGTTCGGCCGCACGGCTCTCGTCGGGCTCACCACCAACTACGGCACGATCACAGCGGGCCGCCAGTACACGCTGGTCCACGAAATGGGCTGGACGCACGACATCTATGCGTTCGCCAATTACACCGGCACGGTCGGCTTCCAGGGAGCGGGCGAAACCGGCGGCGGACGTCTGGACAACTCGGTGCGATACACGTCGCCGACTATTGCCGGCATTACCGCTAAGGGTTCCTATACATTCGGCCAGACCGCCGGCAATTTCCATCAGTATTCGTCGCCCGCATTCGCTCTTTCGTACGACAACGGTCCGTTGAGCGTCGGGGCGGCCTATCAGGTGATCAACGACATTGGCGGCCTGACGCCGGCCACGACCGAGTACGGCAGCACCTACTTTGGCCTCACGATTCCGGACAGCTCGCAAAAGGTCTTCACGGCCGGCGCAACGTACAAGTTCGGTTCGGCCAAAGTCTTTGCCTCATACATCTTCAGCCACGTCTATCCGGCGGACTACCGTAACGACTCGTTCTCCACAGCTCTTCAGTACTACATCACACCGGCCTTCGTTCTCGACCTGCCGCTCTATGTCGACTTCGTTCACCACGCCGGCGAGAGCGGTACGCGCATTACCGGTGGCCCGACGTTCGATTACTTCCTGAGCAAGAGCACGGACATCTATATCGGCGCCGACTACAACCATCTGACCGGCGCATGGGTCACGCTGGCTGCGGCTTCGGGTTCCAACCAACCGTTCTACGGCCATAACTCGCTGTTCGAGGCGGATATCGGCCTGCGTCACAAGTTCTAAAACCTACTGAACCAGAGGTCTGCTTCGCGCCTCGTCAGCCGAAGCAGACCCGGCATCGCAAATCAACAACCATAAGCTGTGCCGATTGGCCCAGACAAAATCGCTCTTGGTCGCTTGCATCGCACAGGCCTAAGGTATAGGTTGATCATTCACCCGAATCTCCCGATTCGCTGACCGAGACCTTTTCCATGCACGCACTCGTCATTCACGCCCCGCTGGACTTACGCATCGAGGACGTTCCGACTCCCGAACCCGACGCTGACCAGCTGCTCATACGCGTTCGAGCTGGCGGCATCTGCGGTTCCGATCTGCATTACTTCAATCACGGCGGCTTCGGTACCGTGCGCATCAAGGAGCCAATGGTGCTCGGCCACGAGGTGTCGGGCGTCGTAGCCCGTACGGGTTCGGCCGTCACCGATATGCCGGTTGGCACACGCATCTCGATCAGCCCGAGCCGGCCGTGTGGACTCTGCCAATACTGTCAGCAAGGCCTGCAGAACCATTGCCTGGATATGCGCTACTACGGCAGCGCAATGCGCACGCCGCATGTGCAAGGCGCGTTCCGCCAGGAAATCGTCATCGATCGCTCACAGGCTCATGTCGTTGCAGACACCCTGACTGACGAAGAAGCCGCGATGGCAGAACCGCTGTCCGTCGCACTGCACGCGGTGCGCCGCGCAGGACCGTTGCTCGGCAAGCGCGTGCTCGTTACGGGATGTGGACCGATTGGCGCGTTGATCGTAGCGGCTGCCCGCCGCGCGGGCGCAGCGCACATTGTTGCGACCGATGTGAGCCCGCTGCCGCTGCAAAGCGCACTCCAGGTTGGCGCAGATGTCGCGCTCAACGTCGCCGAGCAAGCCGACGCTCTTGTGCCCTTCTCGGCCAACAAGGGTAGCTTCGATGTCCTGTTCGAGGCAAGCGGAAACGCCGCTGCATTGCGCAGCGCGTTCGACGTGCTGCGTCCGCGCGGCATTGTTGTTCAGGTTGGTCTTGGCGGTGGTGAAGTCAGCTTGCCGATGAACGTGGTTGTCGCCAAGGAATTCGAATTGCGCGGGGCATTTCGCTTTCACGAAGAGTTCGCGGTAGCAGTGGAGCTGCTGAACAAAGGCCTGATCGACGTCAAGCCGCTGATCTCCGGCGTGTTTTCGTATCGGGATTCGATCGCGGCATTTAAAGCCGCTGGCGACCGGTCGAAATCGATGAAGGTGCTGGTCAATTTCGAATGATGTTTTGTTGCCAGTAGTTGGATCGCGACGGTTAGCGTGTGAGGCATAACCGTCGCAAACAACTCAAAGCCTGCCCAAACTTCGGGCCTTAGTTATTGCAGCGCGCTTCCAGCGCGTCAATGAACGCCCGGTCCCAACGCCCTTCTCTCATCGCACGCATCGTTTCGGCCTCCGCTTCCAGCACGGCGAGCGCCTTCTCGATGACAAACCCGGCGTCTTCCTGAGGGATGGCCAGCAAGCCATCCTGATCGCCGACGACAATGTCGCCCGGGTTAACGACCATGCCGCCCACACATACCGGCACATTGATCTCGCCCGGACCGTCCTTATACGGTCCGCGGTGTGTGACACCGCGCGCATAGACCGGAAAATCCCGCTCACGAATCTCTGCGACATCGCGGATCGCGCCGTCGATCACTACGCCCGAGAGACCGATCGTGGCAGCGTAAAACGTCAAGATGCCACCGACAACCGCGTTGTTGAGGTCGCCGCCGGCATCGACCACCAGCACGTCGCCTGGGCGGCAAAACTCGAGCGCACGCAGATAGGTCAGGTTATCGCCGCCGCGCGAACGCACCGTGACCGCTGTGCCGGCCATCGTCTTCTTCCCGGGGCGCTGGTAAGGATGCAGTCCCGCACTGCCGGTGTTGCGATGCATGTTGTCGCTAAGCGCGGAGACCGGAATGTCGCGCAACGCGTTCAGAGTGCTGACTTCGGCCTGAGCAGCCGAGGGGTTCTTGCGGATGGCTTTGTACATAGTCGATGTTCGTGTCGGGAATAGAGGGAACAGCTTGACGCTGTCACGCACTCGTAACGGTATGCTCGCCACCGCGGGCACGCCAAGATGAAATCGGTCTGCCGCAATACCGAACACTTATGAAGCGAAGCGCGATCCGTCGCCGCCCTGATTAGCAAACGCGCGCTTGAACTCCAGCGCCCAGCTACGTATTCTTGTGATCAATCCCTTGGAGGCGACCCATCAACATGATTGATCTACGCGGTATCGACCTGAACCTGCTGGTGTCACTCGATGCACTGCTCGCAGAGTCCAACGTCACGCGCGCAGCCGAGCGCCTGCATCTGACGCAGCCCGCCGTCTCGACGCAACTCGCGCGGCTGCGGCAGATCTTCGGCGATCCGCTCCTGATCCCCGCCGAAACCGGCCGCGGCATGACGCGTAGCGCGCGGGCGCTAGCCTTGATGGAGCCGTTGCACGCAGCCTTGAAAAACCTGGAGGTGGTGGTGCGCCATCAACCGGCCTTCGATCCGCATAGCGACGTGCGGCGCTTCGTCATCGCGGCTAACGACAACGCCACCTCCGTGCTCGGTTTGCCGCTGATGGAGCGGCTGCCCGAACTGGCCGGCCAGGGCGTGCGCATTGCGTTCGTCGTGGCCGATCAACCGTCGACGGCAGAGCGCCTCGAGCGTGGCGAGATCGATCTGCTGCTCGGTTCCGAGCGGATGATCCCAGCGTCGATGAAAGCCCGCAAACTGTTCGACGAGCGTTTCGTCTTCGTGCAGCGCAAGGGGCATCCACGAGGCACGACGCCGCTCGATCTGGATACGTATTGCTCGCTAAAACATGTACTCGTCTCGACGAGTGGCGGCAGCTTCTACGGCTTCATGGACGAACATCTCGATGCGCTCGGCCGTGCACGGCGCGTCGCACTCTCAGTCCAGCATTTCACGCTAGTGCCCGAATTGCTGGTGAATTCGGATTACGTTTCGACGTTGCCGTCGCGCTTTGCAGAGCGCCATAACAAGCGGCTCGATCTGTTCGAACTGCCGTTCGAGGCGCGCGGCTTCACGCTATTCGCGGCGTGGCATCCGCGTAACCATGTCGACCCGGCACTCGTGTGGCTACGCGAAACACTAACGGATCTGGCAGCAGCATAGGGCTTCAATTCCTCTGTATGCCTTACCAATAGAACGTTTGACCGGCGATTTGCCGCTCCGTGTCGGCATCAATAGCTCCTGCTGTATTGCGCAAAACAGTGTTTCTTTTCTAGCCCGATAACGGACGCTTGATCCTCTGCGGCATTGCATATAGTTAATCGCAACGTGCAGCGATGCCGCGTCGCATCCGCATGTCCGGACGTCTTCCCGCAGTTCCCGCTCACCACCGCGGCATCGAAATTGCTGACTTCTCTACGCCGCCAGTGCATCGCATCGAACTCCCGACGTGTCGCGGGTTTGCATCGACCTTTCATGGAGCAAACAGAACGTTATGTCCAGAAATCGAGTCCCCCCGGGTTCAGACGACGAACCTGACGCCACCCCCAATAAACCTTCGCGCCGCCGCTTCCTGCAATCCGCTGCGGCCGCCGCGACGGTAGGCGTTGCGCCGCATGTCCATGCCCAGAACCAACCTGCCGCCGTGCCGTCGCCCGAAGCGCCGCGCGCGCCCGAGCCGCCGCAGCCGGTCACGCTCAATGTCAACGGCCGCGCCTATACGCTGCAACTCGAGCCGCGCGTGACGCTGCTCGATGCACTACGCGAATACGCCGGGTTGATGGGCACGAAGAAAGGCTGCGACCGCGGCCAGTGCGGTGCGTGCACCGTCATGGTGGAAGGCCGTCGCATCAACTCTTGCCTGACACTTGCCGTGATGCACGATGGCGAAACCATCACTACAGTGGAAGGCCTGGCGAGCAATGGCGTGTTGAGTCCGATCCAGCGCGCCTTCATCGAACACGACGCCTTCCAGTGCGGCTACTGTACGCCCGGGCAATTGTGCTCGGCCACTGCCATGCTCAACGAGTTCGGCAACGGTACCGCCAGCACCGTCACGGCCGATGTCCGCACGCACCCTTCCCAACTCAGCGACGATGAAATCCGCGAGCGCATGAGCGGCAACATCTGCCGCTGCGGTGCGTATGCGAACATCGTCGCCGCCGTGCGCGCCGTGCATGACGGCAGCACGGGCAACGCCTAGGAGGCCGGCATGGACGCGATCTCCTACGAACGCGCTGTGGACGTGAGCGGCGCGCTGCGCGCAGCGCAGCAACCCGGCACGATGTTTATCGGCGGCGGTACCAACCTGCTGGATCTGATGAAAGGCGGTGTGGAGCAACCCGTACATCTTGTCGATATCACGCACCTGCGCGGCCTCGACACTATCGGCACGCTGCCCGACGGCGGCCTGCGCATCGGCGCACTCGTGCGTAACAGCGATGCCGCCAATCACGCCCTGGTACGCGAGCAGTACCCGTTGCTGTCACAAGCGTTTCTGGCCGGCGCCTCGCCGCAGTTGCGCAATATGGCCACCGTTGGCGGCAATCTGATGCAGCGCACGCGCTGCGGCTACTTCTACGATACGGCATTTAGCCAATGCAACAAGCGCCAGCCCGGCAGCGGCTGCGCTTCGATAGAAGGGCAAAACCGCACGCATGCGATCCTCGGCGCCAGTTCGCAGTGTGTCGCCGTGAACCCGTCGGATATGAGCGTGGCACTCGCAGCGCTCGATGCCGTGGTGCGCGTGAGCAGTCTGCGCGGCGAGCGCACGATTCCGATCTCGGAGTTTCACCGCCTGCCTGCCGATCGTCCGGAAGTGGATACGACACTGCAACCCGGCGAGCTGATCACGGCGGTCGACTTGCCGCCCCCGCTCTTTAGCGACCACTCCCATTACCTGAAGGTGCGCGACCGCGCGAGTTACGCGTTTGCGCTCGTTTCGGTCGCCGCGGCTTTGCAAATGGATGGCAATACGGTTAGGACTGCGCATATCGCGTTGGGCGGGGTCGCGCATAAGCCGTGGCGCGCGAGTGTCGCGGAGCAGATGCTGAGTGGGAAACCGATCTCGGATGCGAATCTGCGCGCGGCCGCCGCTGCCACGATGGGCGAGGCGCAGCCGCTCAGCGGCAACCGCTTCAAGGTGCAACTCGCGCAACGCTCGATCGTGCGTGCCGTGAATCAGGCCGCGGGCCGGACGGGAGGTGTCGCATGACTACGAACCTGAACAAGAAGGCGCCACTGGTCGGTCAGCCGATGGACCGCACCGACGGCGTGCTGAAAGTCACGGGCGAGGCTCGCTATGCAGCGGAATTTGGCGGAGCGCGCCTCGCGCACGCGGTGCTGGTGACGAGCACGATTTCGAGCGGCAGCATTGCCTCGATCGACGCGAGCCGCGCGCAATCGCTACCGGGCGTACTGCTGGTGATGACGTATCAGAACGCGCCGCGCCTGCCCAACGGCGGGCGTCCGCCGCTGGCGCCGCCTGCCGGCCGTCATCTGTCGTTGCTGCAGGACAACCAGGTTCACTACAGCAATGAGCCAGTCGCCGTGGTGGTCGCCGACACGCTGGAGCGCGCCACCGACGCCGCACAGCAACTGCGCATCACGTATCAGGCGACGCCTGGCGCGCATAACTTCACGCGCGCCAAAGCGACCATGCACGCGCCGATCAGCCCGCAGGGCCGCCAGACCGACACGCAACGCGGCAACTTCGATGAGGGCGTGGCCGCCGGCAGCGTGCGCATCGATCAGGTCTACACGACACCGGTCGAACATCACAACCCCATGGAGCCGCACGCCACCATGGCGCATTGGGATGGCCCGCAACTGACGCTGTACGACTCCACCCAGGGCGTGAGCGGCACGCGCACCGCCGTGGCGAAAACGCTCGGCGTATCGCCAGATGACGTGCACGTGATCTCGCCGTTCCTCGGCGGCGGTTTCGGCGGCAAGGGCTCGTCCTGGTCGCATGTGGTGCTCTGCGCGATGGCCGCGAAGCAGACGGGACGTCCGGTGCGCCTCGCCTTGACGCGCCCGCAGATGTTCGGCTCGGTCGGCGCGCGACCGCGTACCGAGCAGCATTTCCTACTTGCCGCGCGGCCCGACGGCACGCTCACCGCGATGCTCCACGACAGCATCTCGAACACGTCGACGATCGAAGACTGGACCGAGACCTGCTGCATGGTCACGCGCATGCTCTATGCCGTGCCGAATCAGCTGACGACGCATCGCCTAGTCCAGTTGAACCTTGGTACGCCTACATTTATGCGCGCGCCAGGCGAAACCACAGGCTCGTTCGCGCTCGAATCCGCGATGGACGAACTCGCGTGGAAGCTCAAGATGGACCCCGTCGCATTGCGGCTAAAAAACTACGCGGAAGTCGATCCGCAGGAGAACAAGCCTTTTTCGAGCAAGGCACTGCGCCAATGCTATGAGATTGGCGCGGAAAAATTCGGCTGGTCGCGGCGTACTTCGACACCCCGTTCGATGCGCTCCGGCCATACGTTGATCGGCCTCGGCATGGCGAGCGCCACGTATCCCGCCAACCGAAGCCCGGCCGCGGCGATTGCGCGCATCCTGCCCGACGGAACGGCGATGGTCGGCTCGGGTACGCAGGATCTCGGCACCGGCACCTACACGGTGATGACCCAGGTGTCGGCCGACGCGCTCGGCTTTCCGCCCGAAAAAATCCACTTCGAGCTCGGCGATTCGAGCTTGCCTCAAGCGCCCGGTTCGGGCGGCTCGCAATCGGCCGCGAGCGTCTCGCCGGCGGTGCACGATGCCTGCACGCAGGTGCGCAACCAATTGATGTCGCTCGCGCTGGCCGACAATGCATCGCCGGTACACGGCATGGATGCGTCCGATGTGACCGTGCAGGACGGCTGGGTGGTCAGCCGCGCGAATCCGTCACTGCGCGACCCCGCGGCCGCAATTCTCGCGCGCGCCGGCGGCAAACCGATCGAGGCCGTGGTAAGTGTGAAGCCCGGCCAGGAGCGCAGCGAATATTCGCTGCATTCGTTCGGGGCGGTGTTCACGGAGGTCCATGTGGATGCGGATCTCGGCACGATCCGGGTGCCGCGCATCGTCGGCGTGTACGACGTCGGCCGGGTCCTCAATGAGAAAACCGCGCGTAGCCAGATGATGGGCGGCATGGTGTGGGGCATCAGCGCCGCATTCGAAGAAGACACGCTGCTCGACGAGCGCTATGGACGCTTCGTCAATATGAATCTCGCCGAGTATCACGTGCCGGTGAATGCGGACATCGGCGCGCTGGATGTCACCTTCGTAAACGAACCGGATCCTCATATCAATTCGCTGGGCGT
The sequence above is drawn from the Paraburkholderia phenazinium genome and encodes:
- a CDS encoding FAD binding domain-containing protein — protein: MDAISYERAVDVSGALRAAQQPGTMFIGGGTNLLDLMKGGVEQPVHLVDITHLRGLDTIGTLPDGGLRIGALVRNSDAANHALVREQYPLLSQAFLAGASPQLRNMATVGGNLMQRTRCGYFYDTAFSQCNKRQPGSGCASIEGQNRTHAILGASSQCVAVNPSDMSVALAALDAVVRVSSLRGERTIPISEFHRLPADRPEVDTTLQPGELITAVDLPPPLFSDHSHYLKVRDRASYAFALVSVAAALQMDGNTVRTAHIALGGVAHKPWRASVAEQMLSGKPISDANLRAAAAATMGEAQPLSGNRFKVQLAQRSIVRAVNQAAGRTGGVA
- a CDS encoding L-idonate 5-dehydrogenase — protein: MHALVIHAPLDLRIEDVPTPEPDADQLLIRVRAGGICGSDLHYFNHGGFGTVRIKEPMVLGHEVSGVVARTGSAVTDMPVGTRISISPSRPCGLCQYCQQGLQNHCLDMRYYGSAMRTPHVQGAFRQEIVIDRSQAHVVADTLTDEEAAMAEPLSVALHAVRRAGPLLGKRVLVTGCGPIGALIVAAARRAGAAHIVATDVSPLPLQSALQVGADVALNVAEQADALVPFSANKGSFDVLFEASGNAAALRSAFDVLRPRGIVVQVGLGGGEVSLPMNVVVAKEFELRGAFRFHEEFAVAVELLNKGLIDVKPLISGVFSYRDSIAAFKAAGDRSKSMKVLVNFE
- a CDS encoding RraA family protein yields the protein MYKAIRKNPSAAQAEVSTLNALRDIPVSALSDNMHRNTGSAGLHPYQRPGKKTMAGTAVTVRSRGGDNLTYLRALEFCRPGDVLVVDAGGDLNNAVVGGILTFYAATIGLSGVVIDGAIRDVAEIRERDFPVYARGVTHRGPYKDGPGEINVPVCVGGMVVNPGDIVVGDQDGLLAIPQEDAGFVIEKALAVLEAEAETMRAMREGRWDRAFIDALEARCNN
- a CDS encoding 2Fe-2S iron-sulfur cluster-binding protein, producing MSRNRVPPGSDDEPDATPNKPSRRRFLQSAAAAATVGVAPHVHAQNQPAAVPSPEAPRAPEPPQPVTLNVNGRAYTLQLEPRVTLLDALREYAGLMGTKKGCDRGQCGACTVMVEGRRINSCLTLAVMHDGETITTVEGLASNGVLSPIQRAFIEHDAFQCGYCTPGQLCSATAMLNEFGNGTASTVTADVRTHPSQLSDDEIRERMSGNICRCGAYANIVAAVRAVHDGSTGNA
- a CDS encoding LysR family transcriptional regulator — encoded protein: MIDLRGIDLNLLVSLDALLAESNVTRAAERLHLTQPAVSTQLARLRQIFGDPLLIPAETGRGMTRSARALALMEPLHAALKNLEVVVRHQPAFDPHSDVRRFVIAANDNATSVLGLPLMERLPELAGQGVRIAFVVADQPSTAERLERGEIDLLLGSERMIPASMKARKLFDERFVFVQRKGHPRGTTPLDLDTYCSLKHVLVSTSGGSFYGFMDEHLDALGRARRVALSVQHFTLVPELLVNSDYVSTLPSRFAERHNKRLDLFELPFEARGFTLFAAWHPRNHVDPALVWLRETLTDLAAA